In a genomic window of Wyeomyia smithii strain HCP4-BCI-WySm-NY-G18 chromosome 1, ASM2978416v1, whole genome shotgun sequence:
- the LOC129717998 gene encoding mucin-2-like → MKAVVLAKCYLTLIVLVIGNPLHYDKSTVVVNKVDFMDSMIDHSRISNLLDTNMPEQNVTETVPVSRAENEIADIGTDDVQRNEYDSKKSAVDWQTTPDVLKTSSSKRPLAASMDNLTGDTENQLSNNASLYSTEKPIITFEASSTTQSVETTTTNTKNSSVVELSSSTREPLTSEAVTIANKDNAGTGSSTTVEDSSSTDGTLVNAAESTTTETGISITTELITTTDAQSSSGSSSTVEHSSTATEDHINTENSSNSLSTDETTASITASITTETVITTTTELLTTTEDYTTTESTLIIENTSSTKKPTTTEVETTGDNTGTESSSTVEQSSSTDGTSSSTIESTTTETGVTTTTEVQATTGSSSSVESSSSTAELTTNEVVTSSTGTETSSTVDLSSSTEETTINPAEPTTEGVITSTTDLITTTEAQATTSSSSTVEQSSSSDGTSSSTVESTTTEIGVTTTTEVQATTGSSLSVESTSSTAESTTIEPVTTSTGTEASSTVDHLSSTEETTVSPAEPTTEVVITSTTDLITTTEAQATTTSSSTVEQSSSSDGTSSSTVESTTTETAITTTTVPITTTEVQATTGSSSTVESSPSTTESTTNEAVTSSTATEATTEAQATTSSSSTVELSSSTDGTSSSTVESTTPETGITTTITSITSESTTNEAVTTPTGTEISSTVDHSSSTEETTVSTIEPTTTQVVITTTTGLITTTAAQATTDSSSTVEHSSSTDVTSSSPVESTTTVTAITTTPAPITTTEILTTTGSSTVESSSSTPESTTTGAASTATTAGYTTTEMSTTATEEPTTTTSPEVTTNKPPTTTSVGSTSTQTIPSTTTESSTATVTVASVISVLLGSLLVSFRITG, encoded by the exons ATGAAGGCAGTTGTGCTTGCAAAATGTTATCTGACCTTAATCGTTCTAGTCATCGGGAATCCTTTGCATTATGACAA GTCAACAGTAGTGGTAAATAAAGTGGATTTTATGGATTCTATGATCGATCATAGTAGGATTAGCAACTTGTTGGATACCAATATGCCAGAACAGAATGTAACAGAAACTGTTCCTGTGAGTAGAGcagaaaatgaaattgcagaTATAGGTACAGATGATGTGCAGCGAAACGAATATGATTCCAAAAAAAGTGCTGTCGATTGGCAAACCACGCCTGATGTTTTAAAAACGAGTAGCAGTAAAAGACCTTTGGCTGCCAGTATGGACAACCTTACAGGAGATACTGAGAATCAGTTATCTAATAATGCATCATTATACAGTACAGAAAAACCAATAATCACTTTCGAGGCTAGCAGTACTACGCAGAGTGTTGAAACTACTActacaaatacgaaaaattcttCGGTTGTTGAACTTTCATCAAGCACTAGAGAACCTCTTACAAGCGAAGCGGTGACTATTGCCAACAAAGATAACGCTGGTACGGGAAGTTCTACAACCGTTGAAGACTCATCGAGCACTGATGGAACCTTAGTTAATGCCGCAGAATCAACCACAACTGAAACAGGAATATCGATTACTACTGAACTTATTACTACCACAGACGCTCAATCATCCAGTGGCAGTTCTTCGACCGTTGAGCACTCGTCTACTGCCACTGAAGATCATATTAATACAGAAAATTCTTCAAACTCGTTAAGCACTGATGAAACCACAGCCAGTATTACAGCATCAATAACAACGGAAACTGTGATTACGACTACTACTGAGCTTCTAACTACCACGGAAGATTACACAACAACAGAAAGCACTTTAATCATTGAAAATACATCGAGCACCAAAAAACCTACAACAACTGAAGTAGAGACCACAGGAGATAATACGGGTACAGAAAGTTCTTCAACCGTTGAACAATCATCCAGCACTGACGGAACCTCAAGCAGTACCATAGAATCTACAACAACTGAAACTGGCGTGACGACTACTACGGAAGTTCAAGCAACTACAGGAAGTTCTTCGTCTGTTGAAAGTTCATCAAGCACCGCAGAGTTAACAACAAACGAAGTAGTGACTAGTTCTACTGGTACAGAAACTTCGTCAACTGTTGATCTTTCGTCGAGCACAGAAGAAACCACAATAAACCCAGCAGAACCAACAACCGAAGGGGTGATAACATCCACTACTGACCTAATTACTACCACGGAAGCTCAAGCAACTACTAGTAGTTCTTCAACCGTTGAACAATCGTCCAGCTCTGATGGAACCTCAAGCAGTACTGTAGAATCAACAACAACAGAAATTGGCGTAACGACTACTACGGAAGTTCAAGCAACTACAGGAAGTTCTTTGTCTGTTGAAAGTACATCAAGCACCGCAGAGTCAACAACAATCGAACCAGTAACTACCTCTACTGGCACAGAAGCTTCGTCAACTGTTGATCATTTGTCAAGCACAGAAGAAACCACCGTAAGCCCAGCAGAACCAACAACCGAAGTGGTAATAACATCCACTACTGATCTAATTACTACCACGGAAGCTCAAGCAACTACTACTAGTTCTTCAACCGTTGAACAATCGTCCAGTTCTGATGGAACGTCAAGCAGTACTGTAGAATCAACAACAACTGAAACTGCCATAACGACTACTACGGTACCCATAACTACCACGGAAGTTCAAGCAACTACGGGAAGCTCTTCGACTGTTGAAAGCTCACCAAGCACTACCGAATCAACAACAAACGAAGCAGTAACCAGTTCTACTGCTACAGAAGCTACCACAGAAGCTCAAGCAACCACTAGTAGTTCTTCGACCGTTGAACTTTCGTCGAGCACTGATGGAACCTCAAGCAGTACCGTTGAATCAACAACACCGGAAACTGGCATAACGACTACTATCACATCCATAACTAGCGAGTCGACAACAAACGAAGCAGTGACTACTCCTACTGGAACAGAAATTTCATCAACTGTTGATCATTCGTCAAGCACAGAAGAAACCACAGTAAGCACCATAGAGCCAACAACAACCCAAGTGGTGATAACAACCACTACTGGTCTGATTACTACCACGGCAGCTCAAGCCACCACTGATAGTTCTTCAACTGTTGAACATTCGTCCAGCACTGATGTAACTTCAAGCAGTCCTGTAGAATCAACAACAACTGTAACTGCCATAACGACTACTCCGGCACCCATAACTACTACAGAAATTCTAACAACTACGGGAAGTTCGACTGTTGAAAGTTCGTCAAGCACCCCAGAGTCAACAACAACTGGTGCGGCGTCGACGGCTACCACAGCAGGATATACAACTACGGAAATGTCTACAACTGCTACAGAAGAACCGACCACTACAACCTCTCCTGAAGTTACTACCAACAAACCTCCCACCACTACCTCCGTTGGCTCTACAAGCACTCAAACCATTCCGAGTACAACAACTGAAAGTTCAACTGCAACTGTTACTGTGGCAAGTGTTATCAGTGTGCTACTCGGTTCACTGCTTGTTTCGTTTCGGATTACAGGTTAA